A genome region from Nitrospira sp. includes the following:
- a CDS encoding AURKAIP1/COX24 domain-containing protein, giving the protein MASVLKKRRKKMRKHKYKKLRRRQKFLRRKS; this is encoded by the coding sequence ATGGCGAGTGTCCTCAAGAAACGCCGGAAGAAGATGCGCAAGCACAAGTACAAGAAATTGCGCCGGCGTCAGAAATTCTTGCGTCGCAAGAGCTGA
- a CDS encoding ABC transporter ATP-binding protein has protein sequence MFSFNRFYPFLKPYVPRMIAAAVMVMAVAAVNLTLLRLGGSLWDVITVQHNAERMTEMILLFLGLVLLQGLCSMGHSYLTAWVSQRVMADFRIHLFAHLETLSVNFFSKRRTGELMSRLMNDVTVIQNVVTDTPIDAAKQIVTFIGGAGFLFAMNWQLCLLILVLLPLLVVVAKLFGRRLRALSTTIQDQTASVSTLVEEVIAGIRVVKSFVQTKREEQRFVTQVQSAMELSLRRATIMAWFVPTITFVTFAAAATVLWYGGRQVIDGTVSPGDLFAFVLFAGILIGPFGSAARVFAQIKEAQGAMQRVFEILDTHAEIADAPNAIDLPPIRGHVRAEHISFAYDPRQPILSDLSFEAKPGELIAIVGPTGSGKTTIMNLLHRFYDPTAGRLTVDGHDVKDVRLDSLYRQIALVPQDTILFGGPIRDNIRYGREDASEEEMIEASKAAHAHEFIVGFPDGYQTIVGEKGINLSGGQRQRVAIARAILKNPRILLLDEATSALDTESERLVQEALERLMVNRTTFVVAHRLSTIQRADRILVLNKGKIVEEGTHAALLAQQGLYHYLYTLRLSELPV, from the coding sequence ATGTTCTCGTTTAACCGATTCTACCCCTTCCTCAAGCCCTACGTCCCCCGGATGATCGCCGCCGCCGTCATGGTCATGGCGGTTGCAGCCGTGAACCTGACCCTGCTTCGCCTGGGAGGCTCGCTCTGGGACGTGATCACCGTTCAGCATAATGCCGAACGCATGACGGAGATGATTCTCCTGTTCTTGGGATTAGTGCTGCTGCAGGGACTCTGCTCAATGGGACACAGCTACCTGACGGCCTGGGTCTCACAACGCGTCATGGCTGACTTCCGAATACACCTGTTCGCCCATCTCGAGACCCTCTCCGTAAATTTCTTCTCGAAACGGCGGACCGGCGAGTTGATGTCCCGACTCATGAATGACGTGACCGTCATTCAGAACGTCGTGACCGATACGCCCATCGATGCGGCCAAACAGATCGTCACGTTCATCGGCGGCGCAGGCTTCCTGTTTGCGATGAACTGGCAGCTCTGCCTGCTCATTCTGGTACTTCTGCCCTTGCTGGTTGTCGTGGCAAAGCTGTTTGGACGGCGGCTCCGGGCCCTCTCGACCACGATTCAGGACCAAACCGCCTCCGTCAGCACGCTGGTGGAAGAAGTCATCGCGGGAATCCGCGTCGTGAAATCGTTCGTCCAAACCAAACGCGAAGAGCAGCGATTCGTCACACAGGTCCAATCCGCGATGGAACTGTCCTTGCGCCGCGCAACCATCATGGCCTGGTTCGTGCCCACCATCACCTTCGTCACCTTCGCCGCCGCCGCCACGGTATTGTGGTATGGCGGACGGCAGGTCATCGACGGAACGGTGTCCCCCGGCGACCTGTTTGCCTTCGTGCTGTTTGCAGGCATTCTCATCGGACCGTTTGGATCGGCAGCCCGTGTGTTCGCACAGATCAAGGAAGCTCAAGGCGCCATGCAACGGGTCTTTGAAATTCTCGACACCCATGCTGAAATTGCCGATGCGCCAAATGCCATCGACCTGCCGCCCATCCGTGGTCATGTGCGCGCAGAACACATCAGCTTCGCCTACGATCCCCGACAACCAATCCTCTCGGACCTCTCCTTTGAGGCCAAACCAGGCGAACTCATTGCGATCGTCGGCCCCACGGGATCAGGCAAGACGACGATCATGAACCTCTTACATCGATTTTATGACCCGACCGCCGGACGGCTCACGGTGGACGGCCATGACGTCAAAGACGTTCGGCTCGACAGCCTGTACCGCCAAATCGCCCTGGTGCCCCAAGACACAATCCTGTTCGGCGGGCCTATCCGGGACAACATTCGTTACGGGCGTGAAGACGCCAGTGAAGAAGAAATGATCGAAGCCAGCAAAGCCGCGCATGCCCATGAGTTTATCGTGGGATTCCCGGATGGCTATCAAACGATCGTCGGCGAGAAAGGCATTAACCTCTCCGGCGGTCAACGCCAACGTGTCGCAATTGCCCGGGCGATTCTGAAGAATCCAAGAATTCTCTTACTGGACGAAGCCACCTCCGCCCTCGATACGGAGTCTGAGCGGCTAGTCCAAGAAGCCCTGGAGCGGCTCATGGTCAACCGCACCACCTTCGTCGTGGCACATCGACTGAGCACCATTCAACGCGCCGATCGCATCCTGGTCCTGAACAAGGGTAAAATCGTCGAGGAAGGGACCCATGCTGCCCTGCTGGCCCAACAGGGTCTCTATCATTATCTCTATACCCTGCGACTGAGCGAACTACCTGTGTAA
- a CDS encoding alkaline phosphatase family protein, whose protein sequence is MRTRIPTMLILCLSFLCWIEPLFAQTSLPKPDHIVIVIEENHSFAQIIDSPAAPYLNALAKKGALLTNSHGVTHPSQPNYIALFAGFIEGVNGNTCPLALTTPNLHSTLAQVGQTFVGYAEDLPAVGATDCVAGAYARKHSPWVNWQSSPINTVPPADNRPFSEFPTDFRTLPTVSMVVPNQQNDLHNGKDPERIELGDQWLRTHLDSYVQWADTHNSLLIVTWDEDNGKSDNHIPTILVGPMVRQGRFGEQVDHYGLLRTIEEMYGAKPVGLSRQASPLTTIWTAPSPTR, encoded by the coding sequence ATGCGCACACGCATCCCGACCATGCTCATTCTGTGCTTGAGTTTCCTCTGCTGGATCGAACCTCTTTTCGCTCAAACCTCGCTCCCCAAGCCAGACCACATTGTGATCGTGATCGAAGAGAATCATTCGTTCGCACAAATCATCGATTCGCCGGCAGCCCCCTACCTCAACGCACTGGCGAAAAAAGGCGCGCTGCTGACCAACTCCCATGGTGTCACCCATCCCAGTCAACCCAACTATATCGCCCTCTTCGCCGGGTTCATCGAGGGAGTCAACGGGAACACGTGCCCGCTGGCATTGACCACCCCGAACCTTCACAGTACCCTGGCCCAAGTCGGCCAAACCTTCGTCGGGTACGCCGAAGATCTGCCCGCGGTCGGCGCCACAGATTGCGTGGCAGGCGCCTACGCCCGCAAACATAGTCCATGGGTCAATTGGCAATCGTCTCCTATCAACACAGTGCCACCCGCCGATAATCGTCCCTTCTCCGAGTTTCCAACCGACTTCCGCACGCTGCCTACCGTCAGCATGGTCGTACCCAATCAACAGAACGACCTGCACAACGGGAAGGATCCCGAACGCATCGAGCTCGGGGACCAATGGCTCCGGACTCACCTCGACAGCTATGTGCAGTGGGCGGACACGCACAATAGCCTGCTGATCGTTACCTGGGATGAGGATAACGGAAAATCCGACAACCACATCCCCACGATTCTGGTGGGGCCGATGGTGCGGCAGGGACGGTTCGGTGAGCAAGTCGATCACTACGGATTGTTGCGGACGATCGAGGAGATGTACGGCGCAAAACCGGTGGGGCTCAGCCGGCAGGCCTCCCCCCTCACCACCATTTGGACCGCACCGTCCCCCACGCGCTAA
- a CDS encoding cation-translocating P-type ATPase → MGEQGQHRQPRWYAKSPEELGRELDVVSPDGLSEDEAARRLGVYGRNELPEAPPPSPWTILGAQFTSLIVWVLIGAAIVSGLLGEWVDTGAILAIVLLNGLLGFVQEYRAEQSLAALKTLAVTYARVIRGGSRRALSSTELVPGDIIDVEAGDHIPADARLIHAAALRTQEAALTGESTPVEKSGAVLPDTDLSLADRRNMVFLGTTVTGGKGRALVIATGRSTELGRIATLMASVPIEPTPLQRRLEQFGHVLLLLSLGIVVVVFVLGLWRGEPVFDMFLTAVSLAVAAIPEGLPAIVTTTLALGVMRMVKRHALIRRLPAVETLGAAAVICTDKTGTLTKNEMTVTRLAVDGLVYEVTGEGYAPAGQIIGGDPQQEGLRQLLLSALLCNDASLKESEGSWKVVGDPTEGALLVAGAKAGWRKEDLERAHPLIGEIPFDSERKMMTVVRRSEETIVAYVKGAPDVLLGRCQDYLSVGGEVRPLTDVVRGTILSINRQFAQQALRVVALAQRRLDQVPSICESETIERQLIFLGLAAMKDPLRPEAKVAVDLCRSAGIATVMITGDHKETALAIAREAGFPGGPTQALSGLELDTLTDGELSARVRDISVYARVSAEHKLRIVRAWRAQGAVVAMTGDGVNDAPAVREADIGIAMGLTGTDVTKDASDMVVTDDNFASIAAAVEEGRSIYDNIRKAVHYLLSCNLSEVLVMLGSTLLGWPLPLLPIHILWINLVTDGFPALALAVDPKDPDVMKRPPRDPQARLLDRERFLAVCLQGTVMALVTLAVFGISLSLWHDEVPFARTMTFTTLVLVQLLHAFSCRHERYSLFQIGVMTNRALVGAVLLSALLQGGILLSAWGQEIFKVVPLRADEWWLMVGFGVVPFVVMEFWKAWRRMQRPVVEAR, encoded by the coding sequence ATGGGTGAGCAGGGACAGCACCGGCAGCCTCGGTGGTATGCGAAGTCACCGGAAGAGCTTGGGCGTGAGCTTGATGTGGTCTCGCCCGATGGGCTGAGTGAGGACGAGGCGGCACGCCGTCTAGGCGTTTATGGCCGGAACGAATTGCCAGAAGCCCCGCCTCCTTCTCCGTGGACTATCTTGGGGGCGCAATTTACCAGCCTGATTGTGTGGGTGTTGATCGGTGCGGCGATCGTTTCCGGTCTGCTCGGAGAGTGGGTCGATACCGGAGCGATTCTTGCCATTGTCCTGCTGAACGGACTCCTGGGATTTGTTCAAGAGTATCGAGCCGAACAGTCGCTGGCGGCATTAAAAACTCTGGCGGTGACCTATGCGCGGGTGATTCGCGGCGGCTCGCGTCGTGCTCTGTCCTCTACGGAGTTGGTTCCGGGCGACATCATCGATGTGGAGGCGGGGGACCACATCCCGGCGGATGCGCGCCTCATTCATGCTGCCGCGTTGCGGACGCAGGAGGCCGCGCTGACCGGCGAGTCTACACCGGTTGAAAAATCAGGCGCGGTGCTTCCCGATACCGACCTGTCCCTGGCCGATCGGCGGAACATGGTGTTTCTGGGGACCACCGTCACGGGAGGGAAGGGGCGTGCGCTGGTCATCGCCACCGGTCGGAGCACCGAGTTGGGGCGGATCGCCACGTTGATGGCGTCGGTGCCGATTGAGCCGACCCCCCTCCAGCGGCGGTTGGAGCAGTTCGGCCATGTGCTGCTCCTGCTGTCTCTCGGAATCGTCGTGGTCGTGTTTGTGCTGGGCTTGTGGCGAGGCGAGCCGGTCTTCGACATGTTTCTCACGGCGGTGAGTCTCGCGGTCGCCGCCATCCCGGAAGGCTTGCCGGCGATTGTGACGACGACACTCGCGCTCGGGGTGATGCGTATGGTGAAGCGCCACGCGCTCATCCGACGATTGCCGGCTGTGGAGACGTTGGGCGCGGCGGCCGTGATCTGCACGGATAAGACTGGGACGCTGACGAAGAACGAAATGACGGTCACACGTCTGGCTGTCGATGGACTGGTGTATGAGGTGACAGGGGAAGGGTATGCGCCGGCCGGGCAGATCATCGGCGGCGACCCACAGCAGGAGGGCTTGCGGCAGCTGCTCCTGAGCGCACTGTTGTGCAACGATGCCTCGCTCAAAGAGAGCGAGGGCAGTTGGAAAGTGGTGGGCGATCCCACGGAAGGAGCGTTGCTCGTCGCGGGCGCCAAGGCCGGATGGCGGAAAGAAGACCTGGAGCGGGCGCATCCGCTGATCGGGGAAATTCCCTTTGATTCCGAACGCAAGATGATGACGGTGGTTCGACGATCGGAGGAAACGATCGTGGCCTATGTGAAGGGAGCGCCGGATGTGCTGCTGGGCCGCTGCCAAGACTATCTGTCGGTCGGAGGGGAGGTGCGACCACTGACGGATGTCGTGCGCGGGACCATTCTCTCCATCAACCGGCAGTTCGCGCAGCAAGCCCTGCGTGTCGTCGCTCTGGCGCAACGTCGACTCGATCAGGTTCCGTCGATCTGCGAGTCGGAGACCATCGAGCGGCAGCTGATCTTTCTGGGTTTGGCTGCCATGAAAGATCCCTTGCGCCCCGAGGCCAAGGTGGCTGTCGATCTCTGCCGCTCGGCAGGAATTGCGACGGTGATGATCACCGGTGACCATAAGGAGACGGCCTTGGCCATTGCGCGTGAGGCGGGCTTCCCAGGTGGTCCGACGCAAGCGTTGTCCGGTCTGGAGTTGGATACGTTGACCGATGGCGAGTTGTCGGCACGGGTTCGTGATATTTCCGTGTACGCGCGAGTGTCGGCCGAACACAAGCTTCGCATCGTGCGAGCCTGGCGGGCGCAAGGGGCAGTGGTGGCGATGACCGGCGACGGGGTGAATGATGCTCCGGCCGTGCGGGAGGCGGATATCGGGATTGCCATGGGCCTGACCGGCACGGATGTGACGAAAGATGCGTCGGACATGGTGGTCACCGACGATAACTTCGCCTCCATTGCGGCCGCGGTCGAGGAAGGGCGCAGCATCTATGACAATATCCGCAAGGCCGTGCATTATCTCTTGTCGTGCAACTTGAGTGAAGTTCTGGTGATGTTGGGGAGTACGTTGTTGGGCTGGCCGCTCCCCCTGCTTCCCATTCACATTCTGTGGATCAATCTGGTCACCGATGGGTTTCCGGCCTTGGCCCTCGCGGTCGATCCGAAGGATCCGGATGTCATGAAACGGCCGCCGCGGGATCCACAGGCTCGCCTGCTGGATCGTGAGCGATTCCTGGCCGTGTGCCTCCAGGGGACGGTGATGGCCTTGGTGACGCTGGCCGTCTTCGGAATCTCCCTATCTCTCTGGCACGATGAAGTGCCCTTCGCGCGGACCATGACCTTTACCACGCTGGTGTTGGTGCAGCTCCTGCACGCCTTCAGTTGTCGCCATGAACGGTATTCGTTGTTTCAAATCGGGGTAATGACCAATCGAGCGCTCGTGGGGGCCGTGCTGCTCTCCGCCCTGTTACAGGGGGGGATTCTGTTGAGCGCCTGGGGACAGGAGATATTCAAAGTCGTTCCGCTTCGAGCCGATGAATGGTGGCTGATGGTGGGATTCGGCGTAGTGCCCTTTGTGGTGATGGAGTTCTGGAAAGCGTGGCGGCGGATGCAGAGGCCTGTGGTGGAAGCTCGTTAG
- a CDS encoding tetratricopeptide repeat protein, protein MPSFTTSALVGTVGITLLTLSTVLAEEPPHVATIALAEQSWALNLDITGYRVQVDGVKPDGRRYFFATNTAASMQLSITLETISGQATEQGCAAHLERISPPSPTHAKPNTTHYEIRHVPVIEYLAPEPSGTDPTQLHLFACVPQGNVYADIHLSKTGVMAGDDVRLQAVLRSLEIVPAGPPSSLDHFRAGSAPYLQGKFRQAIPHYEQALALEQAHSTLDKAIWRLLVHNLGTAYGMAGDFSRAKITLDYGLSEDPANVLFHYHLARTYAEMNERDKAMQSLHTAFRSPQHQNSSEHLPDPRQDASFRRLMLDPTFRHLTESLMQPAI, encoded by the coding sequence ATGCCTTCATTCACGACATCGGCGCTAGTCGGCACAGTCGGCATCACCCTCCTGACTCTCAGCACTGTCCTCGCAGAGGAACCGCCGCATGTGGCCACCATCGCCCTCGCCGAACAATCCTGGGCCCTGAACCTCGATATCACCGGCTACCGCGTGCAGGTCGATGGTGTGAAGCCGGATGGCCGGCGATACTTTTTCGCCACCAATACCGCCGCATCGATGCAGCTCTCGATCACGTTAGAGACGATTTCAGGCCAGGCTACGGAACAGGGTTGTGCCGCCCATCTGGAGCGCATCTCGCCACCATCACCGACTCACGCCAAACCGAACACCACGCACTACGAAATCCGGCATGTACCGGTCATCGAGTATCTGGCGCCGGAGCCAAGCGGAACCGACCCGACTCAGCTTCATCTCTTTGCCTGCGTCCCCCAAGGCAATGTCTATGCGGACATTCATCTTTCAAAAACAGGGGTCATGGCCGGAGATGATGTGCGACTACAAGCGGTGTTGCGAAGCCTCGAGATCGTCCCCGCCGGACCACCCAGCAGCCTCGATCATTTTCGAGCAGGGAGCGCGCCCTACCTCCAAGGAAAATTCAGACAGGCCATCCCGCACTATGAACAGGCACTCGCGTTGGAGCAGGCACACTCAACCCTCGACAAGGCCATCTGGCGCCTCCTCGTGCATAACTTGGGAACGGCCTACGGCATGGCCGGTGACTTCAGCCGCGCGAAAATCACACTGGACTACGGACTCTCGGAAGATCCGGCCAATGTCCTCTTTCACTACCACCTCGCCCGCACCTATGCGGAGATGAACGAGCGGGACAAGGCAATGCAATCGCTCCACACAGCCTTTCGCTCCCCACAGCACCAGAATTCGAGCGAACACCTGCCGGATCCGCGACAGGACGCGTCGTTTCGTCGGCTCATGCTGGACCCGACCTTCAGACACTTGACGGAATCACTCATGCAACCGGCTATTTGA
- a CDS encoding PilZ domain-containing protein, with the protein MPQRKSTRVEMSRPIEIQGPRGISKGIVRNFSPGGCRIEQSDAKVHCGMRLTLRVSLPDRLQPVEIKPAVVTWTGNDSFGIEFLCPSKEIRDRIQMVYDLLLDAQNTAEPERVISLPPVTWK; encoded by the coding sequence ATGCCACAACGTAAGAGCACGCGAGTTGAAATGAGCCGCCCCATTGAGATTCAGGGACCCCGTGGGATCAGCAAGGGCATCGTGCGGAATTTTTCTCCGGGTGGGTGCCGAATCGAACAGAGCGACGCCAAAGTGCATTGCGGGATGCGACTGACCCTGCGGGTCTCACTGCCGGATCGCCTGCAACCCGTCGAAATCAAACCCGCGGTCGTGACATGGACGGGCAACGATTCCTTCGGTATCGAATTCCTCTGCCCCTCGAAGGAAATACGGGATCGTATACAAATGGTCTACGATCTACTCCTGGACGCCCAGAACACCGCGGAGCCCGAGCGCGTCATCTCCCTGCCGCCCGTCACCTGGAAATAG
- a CDS encoding ATP-binding protein encodes MAGCPQPSHTPLYDPQVLLNSQPVIVSVIDPADYSVQFQNRTSLDIFGDMAGSSCHAKIAGQAAPCEFCRMPEALAKDEVVSKKVDMPDGRQLLIHWAKAPTKDGRVHVIETIVDVSKRKHEEDSLRQSQKMEALGRLAAGIAHDFNNLLMVVIGHAQRVAQQLGSHPCHHEVEMIGQAGTRAAALTKKLLTFSRRQVLEQRDVPLNGLIRDMEDILRRLIGEQIQTVIVLDPKAGHVLGDPVQIEQVLLNLALNGRDAMAEGGILTIETGNADLDEAYVRSHPGSVVGRYVKLVIEDTGCGIDAETLRHIFEPFFSTKESGKGTGLGLATVYGIVKESRGYIEVTSQVGRGSRFTVMFPRVLTSMEEAEPVATSRVVPAACATILLVEDDEGIRRLVAAVLRDQGYEVLAAADGVEALQMLQLRKGGCDLLITDVILPRMKAAVLAQGAKTMFPNIKVLYISGYAGDMLLSHGVDAQAAYLQKPFLPQAIIEKVAELLSARA; translated from the coding sequence ATGGCCGGATGCCCGCAGCCTTCCCACACTCCGTTGTATGATCCGCAAGTGTTGTTGAATTCACAGCCGGTGATCGTGAGCGTCATCGATCCGGCCGACTATTCCGTACAGTTCCAAAACCGAACCTCTCTGGACATATTCGGCGACATGGCCGGCTCCAGCTGTCATGCGAAAATCGCAGGGCAAGCGGCTCCGTGCGAATTCTGCCGTATGCCCGAGGCCTTGGCGAAGGACGAGGTCGTGTCGAAGAAAGTGGATATGCCGGATGGCCGCCAACTGTTGATCCATTGGGCCAAGGCTCCCACGAAGGATGGACGGGTACATGTCATTGAAACCATCGTGGATGTGTCGAAACGCAAGCACGAAGAGGACAGTCTTCGGCAGTCGCAGAAGATGGAGGCGCTGGGCCGTTTGGCTGCCGGCATCGCACATGACTTCAATAATCTGCTCATGGTCGTGATCGGCCATGCGCAACGGGTGGCGCAGCAACTCGGCTCCCATCCCTGTCATCATGAAGTGGAGATGATCGGGCAGGCGGGAACCAGGGCCGCGGCTTTGACGAAGAAATTGCTGACGTTCAGCCGCCGCCAGGTGTTGGAGCAACGGGATGTGCCCCTCAATGGGCTGATTCGCGACATGGAAGATATTCTCCGGCGGCTGATCGGGGAACAGATTCAGACGGTCATCGTGCTTGATCCGAAGGCGGGGCATGTGTTGGGAGATCCGGTGCAGATCGAACAGGTGTTGCTCAATCTGGCCCTCAATGGACGCGACGCGATGGCGGAAGGCGGCATCCTGACGATTGAGACGGGCAACGCCGATCTGGACGAGGCCTATGTGCGCTCGCACCCCGGGTCGGTTGTCGGACGTTACGTGAAACTCGTCATCGAAGACACCGGCTGCGGGATCGACGCCGAGACGCTCAGACATATCTTTGAACCGTTTTTCAGCACGAAGGAGTCAGGGAAGGGAACCGGGTTGGGGTTAGCCACGGTGTATGGCATCGTCAAGGAAAGCCGGGGGTATATCGAGGTGACCAGCCAGGTGGGGCGAGGATCGCGATTTACGGTCATGTTCCCTCGGGTACTGACATCAATGGAGGAGGCCGAGCCGGTGGCGACGTCGCGTGTAGTGCCAGCCGCCTGTGCGACCATCCTCCTCGTGGAAGACGACGAGGGCATTCGGCGTCTTGTCGCAGCGGTGCTTCGGGATCAGGGCTATGAGGTATTGGCGGCCGCCGACGGTGTGGAAGCTTTGCAAATGCTTCAGCTCCGAAAAGGCGGATGCGACCTGCTGATTACCGATGTGATCCTGCCGAGAATGAAAGCCGCCGTGCTGGCACAGGGCGCGAAGACGATGTTCCCGAATATCAAGGTACTCTATATCTCCGGCTATGCCGGCGACATGCTGCTCTCGCATGGCGTGGATGCGCAGGCCGCCTACCTGCAAAAGCCGTTTCTTCCGCAGGCCATTATCGAAAAAGTTGCCGAACTTCTGTCGGCTCGCGCCTAA